CCGGTTTTTATATTCCTGAAAGTAAAAAGAATCGCAACATTATTCGCTGGTATACACTTAGTCTTGCTGCCCTCGGTATTATGGGCGTAGGCTACGCGTTCATTACAAACGATCCTTTTAATATATTCGTTACCGTTATGCTGATAGGTGTTTTCCTGTATCAGATATTGGCGAATTATATATTGACGAGAGAGAATTAGAGAAAGAATTAGGAATATAGAATGAAGAATTAAGAAATAACTCGAAGACCTTAGCGGATAATTACTAATCGCTAAGGTCTTCGAGTTATTTCTTAATTCTTCATTCTATATTCTTAATTCTCTACTATGCGTCAATCTTCGCATACTTCGCATGCGACTCAATGAACGCTCTGCGTGGAGGTACTTCGTCTCCCATCAGCATGCTGAATACGCGATCCGCTTCAGCAGCACTTTCAATGGTTACCTGTTTCAGGGTACGCTGTTCAGGATTCATGGTGGTATCCCACAATTGCTCAGCATTCATTTCACCCAAACCTTTATAACGCTGAACAGTTACGCTGTCTTCTTTACCGCCGCCGGCCAGTCTGGTGATGGCTTCTTTGCGTTGGTCTTCCGTCCAGGCATAGATTTGTTCCTTTCCTTTCTTCACCAGGTACAGTGGAGGCTGGGCAATGTATACATAACCCTGCTCTACCATCGCTTTCATATAACGGAATACAAAGGTCAGGATGAGGGTGGCAATGTGGCTTCCGTCCACATCGGCATCCGTCATGATGATGAGTTTGTGATAACGCAGTTTGGTGAGGTTCAGGGCTTTATCATCTTCTTCAGTACCGATGGTTACGCCCAGGGCAGTGAAGATATTTTTGATTTCATTGTCTTCATAAATTTTATGCTCCATGGCTTTCTCCACATTCAGAATCTTACCACGCAGCGGCAGGATCGCCTGGAAGTTACGGTTACGACCCTGTTTGGCAGTACCACCCGCAGAGTCACCCTCTACCAGGTACAGTTCACATTTTGCAGGATCGTTATCGGAGCAGTCGGCCAGTTTACCAGGCAGGCCGCTTCCGGTCATCACGCTCTTACGTTGTACCAGCTGGCGGGCCTTCCGGGCAGCTTCACGCGCCTGTGCGGCCAATACTACCTTGCTGATCACCGTCTTGGCTTCCTTGGGATTTTCTTCCAGGAAAGCATCCAGTACAGAAGCAACAGAGCTGTCTACAACGCCCATCACATCCGAGTTACCCAGCTTGGTTTTGGTTTGTCCTTCAAACTGAGGCTCAGGTACTTTCACGCTGATGATAGCGCTAAGACCTTCGCGGAAGTCATCTCCGGTCACTTCTACCTTCGATTTCTCAAACATTTTATTCTTATCACCATAAGCCTTGAACACGCGGGTAATAGCACGACGGAAGCCGGCTACATGCGTACCCCCTTCAATGGTGTTGATATTATTTACGTAGGAGAAGATGTTTTCGCTGAAGGCATCATTATAAACCATCGCTACTTCCACTGCCACATTAGATGCGGGATCATGAGCTTCCACATAAATGGGAGCCGGCAGCAGCGGGTTACGACGACCACTCTTATCAAGCATCTGGATAAATTCCTTGATACCGCCTTCGCTGTAGAAAGTTTCAGAAAAGATCTTTCCTTCTTCATCTTTCTCGCGTTCGTCGGATAAAGTGATGCTGATTTTGCGGTTCAGGTAAGATAATTCGCGCAAGCGGCTGGCAAGGATCTCACGGTTGTAGGTGGTTTCCTTGAAAATCTCATTATCGGGTTTGAAAAGAATAGTGGTGCCTGTTTTGTCGCTGTTGCCGATTTCCCGTACAGCATACTGCGGCACACCACGATGGAATTCCTGCTCGAATATTTTTCCTTCACGTTCTACAGTAACATACAGTTTAGTACTCAGGGCGTTCACGCAACTCACACCTACCCCGTGCAAACCACCGGATACTTTATAGGTGTTTTTGTCAAATTTACCACCCGCGTGAAGCACCGTCATTACTACTTCGAGCGCTGAACGGCCTTCTTTCGGAATGATACCTGTGGGAATACCACGACCATCATCATATACCCGGATGGAATTATCCTCCAGTATGGTCACCTCGATGTTTTTGCAATATCCTGCCAGGGCTTCGTCAATGGAGTTGTCTACGACCTCATAAACCAGGTGATGGAGACCTTTGATGCCAATATCACCGATATACATCGCCGGACGCTTCCGTACAGCTT
The genomic region above belongs to Chitinophaga sp. 180180018-3 and contains:
- the gyrB gene encoding DNA topoisomerase (ATP-hydrolyzing) subunit B, translating into MSEELVQAPSPSSNGYDAGSIQILEGLEAVRKRPAMYIGDIGIKGLHHLVYEVVDNSIDEALAGYCKNIEVTILEDNSIRVYDDGRGIPTGIIPKEGRSALEVVMTVLHAGGKFDKNTYKVSGGLHGVGVSCVNALSTKLYVTVEREGKIFEQEFHRGVPQYAVREIGNSDKTGTTILFKPDNEIFKETTYNREILASRLRELSYLNRKISITLSDEREKDEEGKIFSETFYSEGGIKEFIQMLDKSGRRNPLLPAPIYVEAHDPASNVAVEVAMVYNDAFSENIFSYVNNINTIEGGTHVAGFRRAITRVFKAYGDKNKMFEKSKVEVTGDDFREGLSAIISVKVPEPQFEGQTKTKLGNSDVMGVVDSSVASVLDAFLEENPKEAKTVISKVVLAAQAREAARKARQLVQRKSVMTGSGLPGKLADCSDNDPAKCELYLVEGDSAGGTAKQGRNRNFQAILPLRGKILNVEKAMEHKIYEDNEIKNIFTALGVTIGTEEDDKALNLTKLRYHKLIIMTDADVDGSHIATLILTFVFRYMKAMVEQGYVYIAQPPLYLVKKGKEQIYAWTEDQRKEAITRLAGGGKEDSVTVQRYKGLGEMNAEQLWDTTMNPEQRTLKQVTIESAAEADRVFSMLMGDEVPPRRAFIESHAKYAKIDA